From the Lysobacter sp. FW306-1B-D06B genome, one window contains:
- the flhA gene encoding flagellar biosynthesis protein FlhA, whose amino-acid sequence MSSQFSVANMGHAVKSGLATPVIVLAMLAMVIVPLSPLVLDALFTVNIAMSLVVLLAVVYVKRPLEFSIFPSVLLLVTLLRLALNVASTRVVLLHGHQGPAAAGHVIESFGQFVIGGSFAVGIVVFAILTIVNFVVVTKGAGRISEVSARFILDALPGKQMAIDADLNAGLLTREDAKMRREEVRAEADFYGSMDGASKFVRGDAIAGLLILAINIIGGVLIGVLQHEMTFKDAGTTYVLLAIGDGLVAQLPALLISTAVAMLVTRATREQEMGAAVTTQVLHPRALAVAAALMALVGIVPGMPNVPFLILAAMLGYAAWRLHKRSLAPPTDVIEGELATAAAAAQPELSWDELRPVEPLGLEVGYRLIALVDKNQGGELLARLKGVRRKLTQDLGFLIPAVHVRDNLELAPGLYRVLVHGVPIASGEIHPDRHLALDPGHVFGKLEGIPGKDPAFGLDAVWIQPGQRAQAESLGYTVVDAATVVATHLSHLVRERAAELLGHEEVQQLLATLGRASPRLVEDLTPKLLPLSTVVRVLQSLLAERVPVRQLRQIVEALLEHGAHTQDPALLTAAVRTALGRFIVQELNGLGAELPVYTLAPALERVLQDSVSGQGAALEPGLAERLHQNLSECVTRQEGRGEPAVLLVPGGIRSAIARLVRHSVPALTVLAYGEVPEDKRLRLVGSVG is encoded by the coding sequence ATGAGCAGTCAGTTCTCTGTCGCCAACATGGGCCACGCCGTGAAGAGCGGCCTGGCGACGCCGGTGATCGTGCTGGCGATGCTCGCCATGGTCATCGTGCCGCTCTCGCCGCTGGTGCTGGACGCGCTGTTCACCGTCAACATCGCCATGTCGCTGGTGGTGCTGCTGGCGGTGGTGTACGTCAAGCGGCCGCTGGAGTTCTCGATCTTCCCCAGCGTGCTGCTGCTGGTCACGCTGCTGCGCCTGGCGCTGAACGTCGCCTCCACCCGCGTGGTGCTGCTGCACGGCCACCAGGGCCCGGCGGCGGCGGGCCACGTGATCGAATCCTTCGGCCAGTTCGTCATCGGCGGCAGCTTCGCGGTCGGCATCGTGGTGTTCGCGATCCTGACCATCGTCAACTTCGTCGTCGTCACCAAGGGCGCCGGGCGTATCTCGGAAGTGTCGGCGCGCTTCATCCTCGACGCCCTGCCCGGCAAGCAGATGGCGATCGACGCCGACCTCAACGCCGGCCTGCTCACCCGCGAAGACGCGAAGATGCGCCGCGAGGAAGTGCGCGCGGAAGCCGACTTCTACGGTTCGATGGACGGCGCCAGCAAGTTCGTGCGCGGCGACGCCATCGCCGGCCTGCTGATCCTGGCGATCAACATCATCGGCGGCGTGCTGATCGGCGTGCTCCAGCACGAGATGACGTTCAAGGACGCAGGCACCACGTACGTGTTGCTGGCGATCGGCGACGGCCTGGTCGCGCAGCTGCCGGCGCTGCTGATCTCCACCGCGGTCGCCATGCTGGTCACGCGCGCCACGCGCGAACAGGAAATGGGCGCGGCGGTCACCACGCAGGTGCTGCACCCGCGTGCGCTGGCCGTGGCGGCGGCGCTGATGGCGCTGGTCGGCATCGTGCCGGGCATGCCGAACGTGCCGTTCCTGATCCTGGCGGCGATGCTGGGATACGCGGCATGGCGGCTGCACAAGCGCTCGCTGGCGCCGCCGACGGACGTGATCGAAGGCGAGCTGGCCACCGCGGCCGCCGCCGCGCAGCCGGAACTGAGCTGGGACGAACTGCGTCCGGTCGAGCCGCTGGGCCTGGAAGTGGGTTATCGCCTGATCGCGCTGGTCGACAAGAACCAGGGCGGCGAACTGCTGGCGCGCCTGAAGGGCGTGCGCCGCAAATTGACGCAGGACCTGGGTTTCCTGATTCCCGCCGTGCACGTGCGCGACAACCTCGAACTGGCGCCGGGCCTGTACCGCGTGCTGGTGCACGGCGTGCCGATCGCCAGCGGCGAGATCCACCCCGACCGCCACCTCGCGCTCGACCCGGGCCACGTGTTCGGCAAGCTCGAAGGCATTCCCGGCAAGGACCCGGCGTTCGGACTGGACGCGGTGTGGATCCAGCCGGGCCAGCGCGCGCAGGCCGAATCGCTGGGCTACACGGTGGTCGATGCGGCCACCGTGGTCGCCACGCACCTGTCGCATCTGGTGCGCGAACGCGCCGCCGAACTGCTCGGCCACGAGGAAGTGCAGCAGCTGCTGGCCACGCTGGGCCGCGCCTCGCCGCGCCTGGTCGAAGACCTGACGCCGAAGCTGCTGCCGCTGTCGACCGTGGTGCGCGTGCTGCAGTCGCTATTGGCCGAACGCGTGCCGGTGCGGCAGCTGCGGCAGATCGTCGAAGCGTTGCTGGAACACGGCGCGCACACGCAGGACCCGGCGCTGCTGACGGCCGCCGTGCGCACCGCGCTGGGCCGATTCATCGTCCAGGAACTCAACGGACTGGGCGCCGAACTGCCCGTCTATACCTTGGCGCCGGCTTTGGAACGGGTATTGCAGGACTCCGTCAGCGGCCAGGGCGCCGCGCTGGAACCCGGACTCGCCGAGCGTCTGCATCAGAACCTCAGCGAGTGCGTCACCCGCCAGGAAGGCCGCGGCGAACCCGCGGTGCTGCTGGTTCCCGGTGGGATCCGTTCCGCGATCGCCCGGCTCGTGCGGCACAGCGTCCCCGCGCTGACCGTGCTGGCCTACGGCGAAGTGCCGGAGGACAAGCGGTTGCGGTTGGTGGGGTCGGTGGGGTGA